A window of the Candidatus Nitrosotalea okcheonensis genome harbors these coding sequences:
- the psmB gene encoding archaeal proteasome endopeptidase complex subunit beta: MVAPLCEKPWFSLGTWLFIDILNNPKLFKRVIYKLRYLKLGASYLSDYIEQHTYHGTTTVGISCTDGVVLCADMRASAGYFIANNNTMKIQKIDHHAGMTIAGGVADAQNVTDMLRYHSNIHRIDKQEYLPIKSIARLASLIFFQNRYYPFIADILVGGYDKQGPSLYNIDMFGSLDKKTFVTTGSGSPVAYGLLESEYRDGLTVEEGKTIALRAVKAAITRNIGTGDGINVAIIDQQGYRLLTKEQKKAIITL, encoded by the coding sequence TTGGTAGCTCCATTATGTGAGAAGCCATGGTTTTCACTTGGAACTTGGTTATTTATCGATATCCTGAATAATCCAAAGTTATTTAAGCGGGTGATATACAAACTGAGGTATCTCAAGTTAGGAGCAAGTTATTTGTCAGACTATATTGAACAACACACATACCATGGAACAACTACAGTAGGGATAAGCTGTACCGACGGTGTAGTTTTATGCGCAGATATGAGAGCAAGCGCAGGATATTTCATAGCAAATAACAATACAATGAAGATCCAAAAGATTGATCATCACGCAGGAATGACAATTGCAGGTGGTGTTGCAGATGCACAAAATGTAACAGACATGCTGCGATACCATTCAAACATACACCGAATTGACAAGCAAGAATATCTACCGATCAAGTCAATTGCAAGACTTGCATCATTGATATTTTTCCAGAATAGATACTATCCATTTATTGCAGATATACTCGTTGGAGGATATGACAAACAAGGCCCATCACTTTACAACATCGATATGTTTGGATCACTTGACAAAAAAACATTCGTAACAACAGGAAGTGGCTCTCCAGTGGCATATGGTCTCTTGGAAAGTGAGTACCGTGATGGCCTAACAGTAGAAGAGGGAAAAACAATTGCTCTAAGAGCTGTAAAAGCTGCAATCACTAGAAACATTGGAACTGGTGATGGAATCAATGTAGCAATAATCGACCAGCAGGGATACAGGCTCTTGACAAAAGAACAGAAAAAGGCCATAATTACGCTTTAG